The Anastrepha ludens isolate Willacy chromosome 2, idAnaLude1.1, whole genome shotgun sequence DNA window ATGAAAGCGAAAGCAATTTTAGAAATTCCGCTGCACTGCGCACATAACAAGTATGAAAGTGCAACACGCGCAAAGAAGGTATTTGTTGAATATAACGAAGCATTGCGGAAATTGCTATTGGATCGGTTGCCAAAAGCAAACGTCGCAAGCGAGTATGCAAATGCAAGTCAATAATTTTCGGAAATATCGCTATGAATTCGCGTGTGCTTATCGCTTCAATGCGAAGTATATTATGCAGTTCCACCAACTTATTATGTAGTGTATCTAAGTTGGATGACGAGTATAGATCGCTGATTTGCAAGTTCTTCAAATTGACCAAGTTGTGCAGGTTCGGTGTAAAATATGGCAATTCATAGGAATTCAAAACCAACGTGCGCAAAGCGCAATATTGTAATGCATTGGTGCCCAGTCGTGGCAATTTTGCTTTGAAACTCTTTAATATTAATGTATGAATCGGTAGTTCTTGCAGTATTTCTTCTAAatattcaaattgaaatgtgaAACAAGAACTGAGGGTCAATTCTTCTATACTTTTCCACATTGTAAAGCCTGCGCCCGTAAATTTCCCTGCtggttgcaaaatttttacGTTGGGAAATATACCATGCAATTTGGCTACAAACTTATCTTGCAGCAACTGGGTACTTTCCACTGAAACGTATAACTTATGCGTTTTGTAGAATTGAAATGGGCTTAACTCATTTACGAGATCGATAGTTTCACTTTCAAGTTGAACGTGTTGAACATATTGGTTAACATGGCTAATGAATACTTTAACTCCTTCCAGTCTTGTTTGCATTTTGGTACTTAATTTCAGTTCTAACcggtttttatattttgctctcCAAATGATATCCAACACACAACCGAATCTTTTGCTTGCGCCTGAAAC harbors:
- the LOC128861937 gene encoding uncharacterized protein LOC128861937 isoform X2, with product MDLLNDDCLYNIFQYLSLEDQMAVSGASKRFGCVLDIIWRAKYKNRLELKLSTKMQTRLEGVKVFISHVNQYVQHVQLESETIDLVNELSPFQFYKTHKLYVSVESTQLLQDKFVAKLHGIFPNVKILQPAGKFTGAGFTMWKSIEELTLSSCFTFQFEYLEEILQELPIHTLILKSFKAKLPRLGTNALQYCALRTLVLNSYELPYFTPNLHNLVNLKNLQISDLYSSSNLDTLHNKLVELHNILRIEAISTREFIAIFPKIIDLHLHTRLRRLLLATDPIAISAMLRYIQQIPSLRVLHFHTCYVRSAAEFLKLLSLSSHLDEIGFESCIFSCSSLFLDVEAFVKKRTKLLVLNFFENKSEKGIKRL
- the LOC128861937 gene encoding uncharacterized protein LOC128861937 isoform X1, whose translation is MDLLNDDCLYNIFQYLSLEDQMAVSGASKRFGCVLDIIWRAKYKNRLELKLSTKMQTRLEGVKVFISHVNQYVQHVQLESETIDLVNELSPFQFYKTHKLYVSVESTQLLQDKFVAKLHGIFPNVKILQPAGKFTGAGFTMWKSIEELTLSSCFTFQFEYLEEILQELPIHTLILKSFKAKLPRLGTNALQYCALRTLVLNSYELPYFTPNLHNLVNLKNLQISDLYSSSNLDTLHNKLVELHNILRIEAISTREFIAIFPKIIDLHLHTRLRRLLLATDPIAISAMLRYIQQIPSLRVLHFHTCYVRSAAEFLKLLSLSSHLDEIGFESCIFSCSSLFLDVEAFVKKRTKLLVLNFFENKSEKGIKINLELKEQHDLLKVEREQKLFRGCHYLAFQFT